Proteins found in one Silene latifolia isolate original U9 population unplaced genomic scaffold, ASM4854445v1 scaffold_20.1, whole genome shotgun sequence genomic segment:
- the LOC141638327 gene encoding uncharacterized protein LOC141638327 encodes MHVSPALSEDFKKRYGDDGHKILLMTATKVEQYLEGMGKTFADFGLAHLHFEEDAVVQGTRDITDALNAPVPLAQLASRKELNVGQRAAYKAIMEHVKNGRPGAFFIDGPGGTGKTFLYGALYAKVRSMGKICLPTATSGIAASNFPTGRTVHSRFKIPLDTDESLTCDVPKQGSLACLLREASLIIWDEASMAKKENIQAVNLLLQDVCSSPVLFGGKIVVFGGDFRQVLSVLPRRTQQEAVDASIVSSEIWPSLQKFHLTENIRARADPEFFDFLLKLGNGDLQTTEDGYVKLPPELILQSTCDPCPLQVLVDAVFPEVNQVSFSPDIFNDRAILTPRNSDVDAVNKLLIEKFPGDSYCYKSFDSVVDDCSNVYPAEFLNTLCPPGMTPHELVVKKNSPAILLRNIDPAAGLCNGTRLICKSFFPNMIECEISTGFYTGERVFLPRITLKPSKSSKFPINFQRRQFPIKLSFAMTINKAQGQTLQRVGVFLPKPCFSHGQLYVALSRARTAKQLKVLNGMAEDEGDRSELKNIISFEMLRRVGIKP; translated from the coding sequence atgcacgtatcaccagCGCTCTCAGAAGACTTCAAAAAACGGTATGGTGATGACGGGCACAAGATCTTGCTGATGACAGCTACAAAAGTAGAGCAGTATTTGGAAGGCATGGGTAAGACATTTGCGGACTTCGGCCTCGCACACTTACATTTTGAAGAAGATGCAGTAGTGCAAGGCACCCGGGATATTACTGACGCTCTTAATGCTCCTGTGCCTCTTGCACAACTAGCATCTAGGAAAGAATTAAATGTAGGCCAGCGAGCTGCGTATAAAGCAATAATGGAACATGTGAAGAATGGGAGGCCAGGAGCCTTTTTCATTGACGGCCCGGGTGGGACTGGGAAAACTTTCTTATACGGTGCGTTGTATGCAAAGGTTCGTTCAATGGGAAAGATATGTTTGCCAACCGCAACATCAGGGATTGCAGCGTCCAATTTTCCGACTGGAAGGACTGTTCATTCCAGATTCAAAATACCATTGGATACTGATGAGTCATTAACCTGTGATGTTCCAAAACAGGGCAGCCTAGCTTGCTTATTAAGAGAAGCTTCACTCATAATTTGGGATGAGGCCTCAATGGCTAAAAAAGAGAACATTCAGGCTGTTAATTTGCTGCTCCAGGATGTATGTAGTAGTCCAGTTTTGTTTGGGGGGAAAATAGTGGTTTTCGGTGGCGATTTCCGGCAGGTGCTATCTGTTTTGCCACGTCGTACTCAACAAGAGGCCGTAGATGCTAGCATAGTTAGTTCTGAAATCTGGCCAAGCCTTCAAAAGTTTCATCTCACAGAAAACATTCGAGCGCGTGCAGACCCGGAGTTCTTTGACTTTCTACTGAAGCTTGGAAACGGGGACTTGCAAACCACAGAAGACGGATATGTGAAGTTACCCCCCGAACTGATCTTACAGTCAACATGTGATCCTTGTCCACTCCAGGTACTTGTTGATGCTGTTTTCCCTGAGGTGAACCAGGTTTCGTTCAGCCCAGACATTTTCAATGACAGGGCAATACTGACGCCAAGAAATTCTGATGTTGATGCTGTCAACAAATTGTTGATAGAAAAGTTTCCTGGAGATAGCTATTGTTATAAGAGCTTTGACAGTGTTGTCGATGATTGCTCAAACGTCTATCCTGCTGAGTTTCTGAATACACTTTGCCCTCCTGGAATGACTCCACACGAGTTGGTGGTTAAAAAAAATTCCCCCGCCATCTTATTAAGGAACATCGACCCTGCAGCAGGCCTGTGTAATGGGACACGCCTTATTTGCAAGAGTTTTTTCCCGAACATGATTGAATGTGAAATTTCTACTGGTTTTTACACTGGGGAGCGAGtttttcttccaagaatcactcTAAAACCATCTAAAAGCTCGAAATTCCCCATTAATTTCCAGAGGAGACAATTTCCAATTAAACTTAGTTTTGCGATGACAATAAACAAAGCTCAGGGGCAAACACTGCAACGCGTTGGAGTTTTTCTACCAAAGCCATGTTTTTCACACGGACAGTTATACGTGGCTCTTTCTAGAGCCAGAACAGCAAAACAACTAAAGGTGCTTAATGGGATGGCCGAAGATGAAGGTGATAGATCTGAGCTAAAAAATATCATCTCCTTTGAGATGCTTAGAAGAGTCGGGATAAAGCCGTGA